From a single Miscanthus floridulus cultivar M001 chromosome 8, ASM1932011v1, whole genome shotgun sequence genomic region:
- the LOC136472535 gene encoding glycosyltransferase family 92 protein Os08g0121900-like, whose amino-acid sequence MAMSAKERKLSRLGSCKVTVAAGSGGGGGGSPAARGHRSPSAAAAAPQRRVFAALFAFLCAGVVVLGGVHVIGASFRPVLRTAWPSATLNAISSDARAQETGSSADTVLPSVQIQHAVAFPDRVLLILKDGSSLPATERFECLYSPANSSELRRPPLSAASLPDGPSLVHCPAEPSGVDVSLSLSLSPPVAPLQWDRLVYTALVDSRDNSTIVFAKGMNLRPGRLGVSSRYQCVFGRDLSKPKHVLTSPVISAAQEIFRCVTPVRIRRYLRMTTNPNRNGDSDDKPMLVSIRTKGQRDSTLPSIAEPEPLPRYNRHRRQKAHSMCVCTMLRNQARFLREWIIYHSHIGVERWFIYDNNSDDDTEQVLGTMDQSRYNVTRHLWPWMKSQEAGFAHCALRARENCEWVGFIDIDEFLHFPGNQTLPNILQNYSNRPRIGELRTACHSFGPSGRTKIPKKGVTTGYTCRLAAPERHKSIVRPDTLNPSLINVVHHFHLKEGVRYVNIGQGTMLINHYKYQVWEVFKDKFSGRVATYVADWKDEENVGSRDRAPGLGTKPVEPEDWPRRFCEVFDTGLKDFVHKAFTDPATGSLPW is encoded by the exons ATGGCGATGTCGGCGAAGGAGAGGAAGCTGAGCAGGCTCGGGAGCTGTAAGGTTACTGTAGCGGCAggaagtggcggcggcggcgggggttcCCCTGCAGCCAGGGGCCACCGGtcgccgtcggcggcggcggcggcgccacagCGGCGTGTCTTCGCGGCGCTCTTCGCGTTCCTGTGCgctggcgtagtcgtcctcggcGGCGTGCACGTCATTGGAG CATCATTCCGGCCGGTGCTCAGGACCGCGTGGCCGTCGGCGACCCTGAACGCCATTTCCTCTGATGCCAGAGCGCAGGAAACTGGCAGCAGCGCTGACACCGTGTTGCCGTCAGTCCAAATCCAGCACGCGGTTGCCTTCCCGGATCGTGTTCTCCTGATCCTCAAGGACGGGTCGTCGCTGCCAGCTACTGAGCGGTTTGAGTGCTTGTACTCCCCTGCCAACTCCTCGGAGCTGCGCCGACCACCCCTCTCGGCCGCCTCCTTGCCAGATGGACCCAGCCTCGTCCATTGCCCTGCCGAGCCATCTGGTGTGGATGTCTCTCTGTCCCTGTCCCTGTCACCCCCGGTGGCGCCGCTACAATGGGACAGGCTTGTGTATACTGCACTTGTTGACAGCAGGGACAACTCCACCATTGTGTTCGCCAAGGGGATGAACCTCCGGCCAGGCCGTCTGGGTGTGTCATCGAGGTATCAGTGCGTCTTTGGCCGTGACCTGTCAAAGCCAAAGCATGTGCTCACATCCCCTGTGATTTCGGCTGCACAAGAGATTTTCCGGTGTGTGACACCAGTTCGCATTCGCCGGTATCTCAGGATGACAACTAATCCCAATCGCAATGGAGACAGTGATGACAAGCCTATGTTGGTCTCCATCAGGACGAAAGGCCAGAGGGACTCTACGCTGCCATCAATAGCTGAACCTGAGCCACTTCCTCGGTATAACAGACATCGGCGGCAAAAGGCACATTCAATGTGTGTATGCACCATGCTTCGCAACCAGGCAAGGTTCCTCCGAGAATGGATCATCTACCACTCGCATATCGGTGTGGAGCGGTGGTTCATCTACGACAACAACAGTGATGATGACACTGAGCAGGTCCTCGGTACCATGGATCAATCAAGGTACAATGTGACACGCCATCTGTGGCCATGGATGAAGTCTCAGGAGGCTGGTTTTGCACATTGTGCTCTCAGGGCCCGAGAGAACTGTGAGTGGGTGGGGTTCATCGACATCGACGAGTTCTTGCACTTCCCTGGCAACCAGACTCTTCCAAATATTCTCCAGAACTACTCAAACAGGCCACGGATCGGCGAGCTCAGGACGGCATGCCACAGCTTTGGTCCCTCAGGTCGGACTAAAATTCCCAAGAAAGGCGTTACAACAGGTTACACCTGCAGGCTTGCTGCACCGGAGCGCCACAAGTCAATTGTCAGGCCGGACACACTAAACCCATCACTCATCAATGTGGTGCACCACTTCCATCTGAAAGAAGGGGTGAGGTATGTGAACATTGGTCAGGGTACGATGCTCATCAACCATTACAAGTATCAAGTTTGGGAGGTGTTCAAGGATAAGTTTTCTGGGCGTGTAGCGACCTATGTTGCTGATTGGAAGGACGAGGAGAACGTTGGATCCAGGGACAGGGCACCAGGATTGGGGACTAAGCCGGTGGAACCAGAGGATTGGCCACGTCGGTTCTGTGAAGTATTTGATACCGGTCTTAAAGATTTTGTGCATAAAGCATTCACAGATCCAGCCACTGGAAGTCTTCCATGGTAG